The Arthrobacter sp. OAP107 DNA segment ATGGCGCGGAGCGTTCTTCTGCCTGGTGCCGGTTGCCATGATCGTCCTGGTTTGGCAATGGATCAGCTTGCCTTCCCTGAAGGTTTCCCGGCGTTCGACGACGGTCCGCGATATTTTCACGATCTTTTCGGCATTTAATAACCGGTCCATCGCCTGGGGCATGCCGGCCTGCGGCGCCTTCTTCATGGGCCAGTTCATCCTCTTCACCTATATCCGCCCGTTCCTGGAGACCGTGACCCGGATCGACGTGACGGCGATTTCCCTCGTTCTACTCGTGCTCGGAGTGACAGGCTTTGCCGGCACCATCCTGATCGGCCGCTTCCTCGGACCGAACTTGTACCGGACACTCATTATCATCCCTGCCCTGATGGCGCTCATCGCGGCGGCCCTGATCCCCTTCGGTGCCTGGATCGCCGCCGTCGTTGTGCTCCTGGGCGTGTGGGGACTGCTGGGGACCTCAGCACCCGTCGGCTGGTGGAGCTGGATCGCCAAAGCCATGCCCCACAATGCCGAACAGGGCGGCGGTCTGATGGTGGCCGTGGTCCAGACATGCATCGCCTCGGTTCCACCCTGGGCGGCCTCCTGTTCGACTCCATCGGCTACCGCGGCACCTTCGCGGCGAGTGTGGTGGTGCTGCTGCTGGCCTCCGTCTTGGCCCTTGTGACCGCCCGAATCACCCGACAGGAGGCGGCCCGGCCGGCCGCTTCCTGAAGACGATTCCGTTGCGTCCCGGGATCCCTTGAAGTCGCCATCCGTCGGAAGACGCCAGCCGTCCCGGGAGTTCCTCGAGACGTTGCCTCCGACGCTGGCCGATGACAACGTGCGTTACTGCGCGAGCAGCTGACTTAAGCAGAGCGTGACGCCAAGCGCGCCTGTTGCGGAGTGGCCCGGGGCCGCCGTAATTTGGGGGCTGTCGACTCCACCACATGAAAAAGGCCCCTGTCCTCAGCGAAGGGGGCGGTTCGCCTCAGCCTGTTTCATCGGCGGTCGGGCTGGTGTGTGTCCGATTTGCGTTCGTCGCAGGCACGCCAGCGCAGCCACTCTGGCGTCCGGGACACCAGAAGGCGGCCCCGCTCTCCCCTATCCCCAGGGCGAGAGCGGGGGCGCCTCTGGGCACAGGAGCGGCCTAGCCCCAATGCTATTAGTCGCTGTAAGGCAGGACACGTTCTGTCGAAAGATCCCAAACCACGGCCTTCTGGCGTGTGTACATGGCCACCGAATCGAAACCGTTCTCCTTGCCGAATCCGCTCTGTTTCATCCCCCCGAACGGCACCGTCGGGTGAAACGAACGGTAGGTGTTGATCCAAACCGTTCCTGCGACAAGATTCTTAGAAAGGTACTGGATCGCACCAGCGTCATTACTCCACACCTGGGCGCTCAGACCGAATGGCGAGTTGTTCGCACGCGAGAGTGCTTCGTCCAAGCTGGCATACGACATTACACTGGCGACCGGCCCGAAAAACTCCTCGGTCGCTGCCGGATTATCGTCAACGACCTCACCCAGAACAGTCGGCTGATAGAACGCGCCGTCTCTGAGTTCCCCATCTTCGGCAGGCGCACCACCTGCCAAAAGGGTCGCTCCGTTCTCGACCGATCGCCGCACCAGGTCATCGACTCTGCTCCGATGCTGGCGGCTAATAAGCGTGCCCATTTGGGAAGACTCCCGCTCCGGAAGCCCGACACGCACGATCTTCGCGCGGGCTGCAAGTTCTTCACGAACACGGCCATAGATTGACTCATGCACGAGGATACGAGATCCAGCCACGCAACTCTGACCGCTTTTGGCGAAGTTCGAGTGAAGCACCGACGGGATCGCATAGTCCAAATCGGCATCAGGTAAGAGGATGGCCGGGCTCTTTCCTCCCAGTTCCAGAACCGTTGGCACGATGTTAGTGGCCGACTGGGTTAGCACCGCCCGACCAGAAACTGGGCCACCGGTGAAGGCGACCATACCGATGTTCGGGTGCTGACTTAGTAGCGGTCCCACGATTGCTCCGCGACCCGTGACGACATTGATGACCCCGCGGGGGAACCCCGCCTCGAGCGCGAGTTCCACCAGCCTATAGTTGAGCAGAGGCGCGATTTCCGGCGCCTTAATGACGATGCAGTTGCCTGCAGCCAGCGCAGGCCCCGCCTTCATCGCGACAAAATTGGCGTTTCCGTTGTAGGGGCTGATTCCTGCTACGACCCCAAATGGCTCGCGCAGCTCATACGAGAGCCGTTCTGGCAACTGGGCGAAGGATCGGCCCTCGATCTTGTCGGCAATGCCGGCGTAATACCTGAGGGTCCGTTCACACGATCCCAGCTCGGCCAGCACTTCTCGACGCAGATGCCCAACGTCGGCCACCTCGATGTCGGCCAGCTCCTCGCGATGTTCCACTATGCGATCCGCCCACGCCGACAACAGCTTCGCGCGCACATCAGGAGCAGTGTGCCGCCAGGACGACTCGTAGGTCTGCTGAGCGCCTTGGATGATCCAGTCAAGCTGCTCTGCGGTCACCTCGTGCAACTGGGCGATCTGCCTGCCGGTCGAGGGATTCTCAATCGGCATGACGTATCCGCCTTCCGGAGTGACTACTCCCTCAGCTGAAATGTACCCGACGTTCCGCCGAACACCGATCACGTTGCCTGTCATGCGCATAACCCGCTCTCTCTAAAACCAGCCAAGCAGTTCGGCCGTTCCTTTATCGCTTAATTCTCTTTCGCCAACAACGCATGACGACTTATATGCGCATCTCACTGCGGACACCCTTTCAGCGTCCGCGCTTGCTTGCACGTCCCGCCTTCAGCGCCCGGGTCAGCCATCAGAATCCGCCCTTAGGCGTATTACTCATACTGACCAGCGATGCTGTCAGTTGACCAATGACATTCAGTGATAGAGGCATCAACCAGTCACATACGAATTCGGCTGCGCAGTGCCAGGACGATAACAAAGGGCTCTTAGGGCAAAAATGCGCACATGCACGTCAGTAATAACCCCATCACGAGAAAACATTTGCCATTCATTCTCATAACATCACACGATGGGCTTGCTCCCTGTGATCCTAGTCACCGGGAAAGCGGTGAACACCTAGCTACCAATAAGAATCCAACGGCAGAATGCACCCCTGCCGAAGAAAGAGGCTTCATGTCGACGACGACGTCAGCAACCCGGTTCGAAAACAAAATTGCGTTCGTGACAGGCGCAGGCAAGGGAATCGGCCGCGCAACCGCAATCGCGTTCGCGCAGGAGGGAGCACGACTCGCCCTCGCGGATTTCGACGACGAGGCCAACAGCCAGACGGCCAAAATCATCCGAAACGCAGGCGGGGAAGCCATCACAATACACGTCGATGTGACGTCGGAAGACGACGTTCGCTCGGCCATCGACGAAACCATGAGCGAATTCGGAAGGCTCGATGTCGCCTTTAACAATGTAGGCAGGATCCAAAGGCCCATCCCACTGGCGGAATCGACCGTCGACGAGTGGCGGCTGATCATGGACACGAACGCGCTCGGAGTGTTCCTCGGCATGAAATACCAAATCCCGGCGCTCCTAAAGAGCGGCGGCGGTGCCATCGTAAACACCGCCTCGGGTGCGGGGCTGCGTGGACGGAGGGGACTTGCCATTTATACGGCGGCGAAACACGCAGTTGCAGGGCTAACTCGGGCAGCCAGTCTCGACTACGCGCGCCAGGGTATCCGTGTAAATGCAGTAGCCCCCGGTCCGGTCGATACGGAACTGGCCCACGTGGTCACCGGTGGCAGCCAGGACGGCATAGCGGCTATGGAGTCCACACAACCGATCGGACGCCTCGGCAGGCCTGAGGAGATTGCTTCGGCAGTCCTTTGGCTCGCATCACCGCAGGCCGGCTACACCTTGGGAACCGTGGTGCCTGTTGACGGTGGACGCACGGCCGAGTAGTGGGCCTGGATACAACTGCCAACCCATTTCCACCACCTCAGCAAAGGAGCTAACGTGGCCAGCACAAATTCAATGACCGCAACGTCCAAATCGGCGGGGGGCACTCAGCTAGAGAAGTCTCGCGCGCGTCGCGCTGCCGCATCGGCTCTGGTAGGTGGTGCTCTCGAATATTACGACTTCTTCCTTTACTCTCTGGCTGCGGCTATCGTCTTCCCCACGTTGATGTTCCCGAGCGGCACCAGCGCCGCTACTGGGATCTTGCTTTCTCTCGGCACACTCGGCGTTGGGTACGTGGCCCGCCCCGCGGGCGCCGTAGTCTTCTCGCATTTTGGCGACAAGTTCGGCCGTAAGCGCATCCTGGTTTTGACGATCGTACTGATGGGGCTGTCGACATTTGTTATTGGCTTCCTTCCTACGTATGAACAGGTTGGATTTTTGGCGCCAACCCTTCTAGTAGTCATGAGACTTTTACAGGGATTGTCTGCAGGCGCAGAAACGACCGGGGCCAGTACGCTTACGCTGGAGTCCGCCCCGCACGGCAGGAGGGCGTTCTACACATCATTTACACAGTCAGGAAATTCCCTCGGCTTTGTACTCGCGAACGTCGCATTCCTACCAATTGCGGCCCTCCCCCATGATCTCCTGTTCTCCTGGGGATGGCGCATCCCCTTCTTCGCCAGCGCCATTGTCGTGGCCGTCGCTTTGATTATGCGATCGAAGCTCGAGGAGGCGGTCATCTTCATCAAGGAGGTCGTAGAGGAGCACAAGGAGATCAAGATCCCACTCTTCACCGCTCTCCGCCGCTATCCGTGGGGCATTATCAAAGTCCTTCTGCTTACGACGAGCGCCTCAATCGGTACCATGCTCTTCACGTTTGGACTGGCCTTTGCGACTCGGCCTGAGTTCGGGATCGAGATTTCGTATACCACCATGATCTGGGCCTCCATCGCCGGATATGGAATTAATGCGATTGCTCAACCCTTTTGGGGGCTTTTTTCGGACCGCATCGGTCGCCGTCCGGTGATCATATTCGGCGCTATTACTTCTGCAGTAATGACATTCGCTTATTTCGCCGCCATCGTTGCACACAACATTCCAATGATATTCGTGTCAATCATTTGTGCTTTCTCCATCTTCTACGCAGCAGTGAATGCCGTAAGTCAAACGTTCGCTGGTGAGCTGTTCGACGTCCGTGTTCGATACTCTGCGTCAGCAGTGGGCTTCAACGCAGGCATCGTGGTGGTCGGCTTTGTGCCAGCCATTGCCACGGCCTTCGTCACCAGGGACAACTGGATAGCAGCGCCAATCATCGTCGCGATCACATGCATTGCCGCAGCCCTTGCGGCCCTGTTCTCGAAGGAAACGAGCAAGGTACGACTTGAAGATCTTGGATAAGTCCATGCCTCATTGAGCCGAAATTGCTTTCACATTGATTTTGAAAAATGCAAGCTTCCAAAAAGGCTGTGTTCCAGGAGGTGCGGCGAAGATCGAATTTCGCCGCACCTTTCGGTTTTTCACGTGAGCTGTTGCCCGTCGTCGGTTTCCGGCGGCAATCGCACATGTCCGGCAAGCCCCTCGAGAAGAAGGCGTTGGCGCCACTAAGGCGGCGTGTGGGGCCATGGGCGCAGTTCTGCGCGGACCTGGCGGACTAGGCCCGAGTGCTTCAACGGAAAGTCGAAGCCAACTGCGGGACGAATGCATTAGTCGAGCTATAGCGGGTGGCAGAGAACTCTGATGGCGGAGCGCACAACGGTTTCTCCGCAAAGCTGCTATAGGCGGCGTAGGCCAGTGCGGCCATTCACACAGGCCGGGAATTTACATCCCTAGTTTCGATTCGCAGGACACTCGCGGAAGGCACCGAGGACGTTGCCGTCGGTGCCTTATTAGGTCCCAACGAAAAAGTGCGTCTCCCGCTGAGCATGGGAGCCAACGCCAGAGAGAGGACAGCAAATGCCCGCGGTGACGCTGGCCTCCAGCCCAGAGGGGACAGACCTCGCTTGGCGTCGCACCGCTATGTCCCGGGTTGTTGCGTCGGCACCGCGTCTCTGGTGTTGTCCACACGGCCTGGGTCACAAGGCACCCGTCCCCAGCGCTACCGCGCATCCAGCATCTGGCGTGGCGCAGAGACTGCAGCCCCGAATTAACGGGATAGCAGGGAGATATAGACCTATCACAAATGGGTATTGGTGAGGCCGATCCATAACAGACAGTATGGAATACATCATCTTCGATGCCTAGCTGGCCCCTTCTTTACGCCACACTCCCCAAGGCACTGACACGAGCACCGCGCGAAAGATAAAGAGATGCTTCAAAACACCAGTACTTCCGGTTCCACCCCGCCACAGTCCGGATCCACGCCGGAGGCCGACTCCCGCAGGGTTCTACGGGGCAGGGGCGCTGCCCTGGCCCGCAATATGGAGGCCAGTCTCAGCGTCCCAACCGCTTCGACCATGAGGACGTTCGAGGTCTCCGGTCTCATGGAGTGGCGCGAAAGGCTCCGCGACCAGGGGTTCAACGTTCCTATCGCAGCCGTGCTCGCGACCGCTATGGCCCGGGCCGCACAGCATCAGGTTGCTGCGGTGCGTCGCCGCATAGAAAATGACGGTTCGGATCTCGTGCTTGTGGAAGAGGGCAGCGTCAACCTCGGAGTTGCGGTCGACGTCGAAACTTCGGCCGGGCACTCCATCATGGTGCCTGTCATCCAGGACGCAGCCAATCTCACCTTCCCGGAACTGGTTGAGCGTCTCGGCCAGCTCTCGCAGGAGTGCAGGACAGGCACTATCGCCGTTGCCAAGCTGCGCGGGGCGTCCCTCATCCTCACCAGCACGGGCCGTTTTGGTTCCACAACAGGTGTGCCCCTGCTTCCCGCCGGTCCGGGCATCATCGTTGCCGCTGGGGCCATCGGAGTCCCCGCGGGACTCGAAAAGCTGGCCGCCACCCATCCCGTAGACCCCGTTTTGACGTTGTCTTCAACCTATGACCACCGTGCCATTCAGGGAGCAGACTCCGGCAGCTTCTTGGGAGCCGTAGAAAAATTCCTGCGGTCGCAGGAGTTCCTTGCGCAGCTGGAACAGGAAATACTCCAGAATGAGCCTGACCCCCTGCTTGACCTCCCGGCGTCGTCACAGTCCGGCGCCGTACGGTTGGCCGAGTTCAACGGTACAGCCAGTACAGCCGTCGCCCGGCTGGAGCCCGTACGGGCCCGTGTCGAAGGCTCCTGGCTGCCCGACGGCGTCGAAGTCGAGTTCGCACACCTGTCCGATCCGGAAGCCCGCAGCTGGCTCGCCGACCTGATCAGGCACGGAACTCCACAGCCCGCCTCGGCCCGCCGCCTGCAGGCGCTGCGGCTTGCAACCGAGATCGACGTCTTCGAAACGTACTTGCAGACCCAGTTCCTCGGGCAAAAAACACTGTCCGTTCAAGGCCTTGAGTCCTCGGTGCTGGCGCTGGCCGAAATGGCCGGACAGGCCGCCGGGAAAGGCTACACAGAAACTGTGCTGGGCATGGCTCACCGCGGCCGGCTCAGCATCATGGCCCACATCCTCAACTGGCCTATGGAGCGGATCCTGGCCGAGTTCCTGCCCACTGCGCACTCGACACCGCACGCGCGTTCCGGGGATGTCCGGCAGCATCTGGGCGGCAGCGGCACGTTCACCGATACAGACGGTTCGTCCCTGGGCGTCATGCTGGAGCAGAACCCCAGCCACCTCGAATTTGTGTCCCCAGTGGCCCTCGGCGCCGCAAGGGCTAAGCAGGACGACCTCGTGGCGCAGGGCCTCACCCCGCATGAGGCACGCCGTAAAGTGCTTCCCGTCCTGCTGCACGGAGACGCCGCTTTCACAGGTCAAGGCGTGGTGTACGAGACCTTCAACCTGCAGCGGCTCGAACCGTACAACGTGGGCGGAACGATTCACATCGTCCAGGACAACCGACTGGGCTTCACGGCCACTCCCTTCCAACTCCGGTCCACGACCTGGCCCTCCGACGTCATCCGAGGCTTCGACGTACCCGTCATCCACACCGACGCGGACGATGTTGACGCCAATCTCATGGCGGCCACGATCGCCTTTGAGTACCGCGAGCGGTTTGGCACGGACATCGTGATCCACGTCCAGGGCTACCGGCGCCATGGCCACAACGAAACTGACGAGCCCCGTTACACCCAGCCCGTCTACTACAGCGATATCGAAGAGCACCCACCTGTGCACGAGATCTATGCGTCCACCCTTACGGCGGCCGGGCTGGTGACGGACACCTACGTCGCTGACACCCGGGCCACTGCCAAAAAGCATCTGGTTGGAGCCTTGGACAAAGCCAAGGTCTTTGATCTCAATTCTGTGGTCACGCAGGAATTCGTGTCTCGCCCCGACGTCCAGGACAAGCTGGGATCCATCACCGCATCGTGGGTCTCCGAGGTCCTCGAGGTTTCTGAGCAGTCCCGCGATGACGTCATCATCCACCCGAAGCTGATGAAACAGTTCGACAAGAAGCGGTCCCTGCGTGACCAGAACTTCGTGGTTGACTGGGGCCAGGCGGAGCTGCTTGCCCTTAAGCTCATCAACCAGGCCGGAGTCCCCTTGCGGCTTACGGGTGAAGATGTGGAGCGCGGTACGTTCAGCCACAGGCACATCGTGGTCCACGATGTGCAAACCGGAGACAAGGCCGAGCGGTTGACGTTTGGCGACGCGCCCTTCCTTGTGGCTAACACCCCCCTGACCGAAGTGGCCACCGTCGGCTTCGAGTACGGCTACGGCCGGACGAATACCGGTTCCCTCCAGTTGTGGGAGGCGCAGTTCGGCGACTTCGTGAACGTGGCCCAGGTCATCTTCGATCAGTTCATCATGGCCGGGCGCGACAAATGGGGCCGCGAAAGCCGCTTCGTGGCGCTGCTCCCCCACGGCTGGGAAGGTGCCGGACCCGAGCACTCCTCGGCACGCCTGGAGCGCTTCCTCCAGTTGGGTGCCCGTGACAACGCCCGCATCCTGATTCCCACTACTGCGGCCCAGTACTTCAACGCACTGGTCAACGCCGCCGCGATGGACGAACCCCGCCCGTACATCATCTTTACGCCTAAGTCATTGCTGAGGGCCGAGTCAGCCAAGTCCGCTGTGGAGGACTTCACCGCGGGCACCTTCCACCCAGTCCTGGCAACGGGGGCGCCCAGTGAGGAGACCCGCCGTCTAGTGCTGTGCTCCGGCAAGGTGGGCGTGGAGGCCAAAGAACGTCTGGGTGAAGGCGTTCGCCTGCTCCGCATCGAACAGCTGTACCCGTTCCCGCACGAAGAGGTCATGAGGGAAGTGGCGGCTGCCGGTGAACTGGAAGAGATCGTCTGGCTTCAGGAAGAACCCGAGAACATGGGTGCATGGAGCTACGTCCTGCCCAAGCTGCTCAAAATGGGCCTGGGCCGGTTCCGCCTCGGTTACGTAGGCAGGCCAGAGGCAGCATCCCCCGCCGAAGGCTACTCATCCGAGCACAAAGCGGCCCAGGAACGCCTGTTGGCGACGGCGGCCCAGGCTGGCACCGTCGACTTCCGCATCGGGTAACCATTCGACCCGCGTCCAACCGGTCAGAGGGGCCTAAAGTAACCAAAGACTCAGGTCAGGCGGTGTAGGGATCCTGCACCGCCTGACCTAGTGAAGGGAACCAGCGGTGTTCGCAAGTACGAAGTCAGCCGTCAGGAGAACGCAACATTCTCCAGCACTCCGGATCCGTGACGAGCGGCCACAAGTACTCACCGGAATGCTCCGGCTCCAACCCCCGGGGCACTCCGGAAAACGAATAGTTACTTCAAGAGAAAGGAAATCATCATGGAATACCGCTACCTGGGACGTTCAGGGCTGAAGGTCTCCACCATCACCCTCGGAGCGATGATGTTTGGCGGTCAGGGCTTTTTCGCGTACGCCGGCAGCACCGGCCTGGATGAAGCGAAACGGCTGCTGGATATTGCGTTCGATCACGGAGTGAACCTAGTCGATACTGCAAATGTCTACTCCTATGGCGCGTCCGAGGAGATGCTGGGCAAGGCGCTAAAAGGTCGGCGCGACCGGACGCTCGTCGCCACAAAGGTACGCATGGGTATGGCTGACGGTCCGAATGACGGCGGGCTGTCGCGGCATCACATCATCGCCCAGTGCGAGGCCAGCCTGCGCCGCCTCGGCACCGACCACATCGACCTGTACCAGGTGCACGAGTGGGATGGACAGGTTCCTCTCGAGGAGACGCTGGAAGCACTGGACTCCCTCGTGCGTTCTGGCAAAGTAAGATACATCGGCAGTTCGAACTATGCCGGCTGGCAGCTGATGAAAGCCCTCGGGGTCTCCGAGCGGAAGGGGTATCAGCCATTCGTCTCGCAGCAGATTCACTACACGCTGCAAGCGCGGGAGGCCGAGTACGAACTGCTGCCGATCGCGGAGGACGCAGGCGTCGGGGTGCTGGTCTGGAGCCCACTGGCTGGTGGCCTGCTCTCGGGCAAGTATCGGCGCGGGCAGCCGGCACCGGAGGGCTCCCGCCAGCTCGCCGAATGGAATGAGCCGCCGGTGCGCGACGAGGGCGCGCTGTATGACATTGTGGAAGAGCTCGTCGCCATCGGAGATTCCCGCGGGATCTCGGCCGCCCAGGTTTCGCTGGCGTGGCTGCTGGGCCGTCCAGGGATGTCGTCGCTCGTCGTGGGTGCTAGGACTGAGGAGCAGCTCTTGGACAACCTTGCCGCGGCCGACATTGCACTCACCGCAGAGGAGTGCGACCGTTTGGATAAGGTCTCGGCACCGCCGTTGATCTACCCTTACTGGCACCACGCCAAGTCCGCTTCAGATCGACTCGGCCCGCACGACATCGTCCCCAACGAGGCATTAAGAAACAGCCGGTCATAAATGGGGACCTGCAAATAAGGTGGGGCTCGGGGTGGGCAACCTACGGCAAGCCCGAGCCTCACCCCGTCTACCCACAAGTACCTTGGAGACCGATGTGAGGGGCGCGCTGTGCCTGTCCCTACGCTACCGGCGAGCCCCGGCCCACGCGGCTACCGCTGCAACAGCATCGGCGACTGGGGTAGTGCCGTCAGTGAGCTCGGCGATAGTACGGCTCAGATCGAGGTTGTGGGGGCTCCGGCAAAGAAAGCTGCGACGTTGTCGCGGCGGACTCCTGCTCCACGAGCGTAGGCATGCGGTATCGAGTGCGTCGCCGGGCTCGTCGAGGATATGGCTGGGGCGGACGACGGTCCAGTCAAGGCCGGCGTCGGTCAGACATACTTCCACACGTTTTTCGTCCGCAGATAGTGAGCGTAACCCTCGCTGATCTGCCAGGGTGCTCCAAGGGCGCCTGGGGTCAGACACCCATGGCGCGGCGCATGATTGAGTCGAAGGCGCGGTCCGAGAGCAGCCGGCGCAGGAAGACCAGGGGCCTGGCCCCGAAGCCGACGCGGTAGCGGGTGCGCGGCCGTCGGGCATTGGCGATCTTGACGATGGTCTTGCCGATGACCGCCGGCTCCGACGTGGTGCGCGCGTTCGGTGCTGAGCTCGCGGCGAGGGCCTTGGCGGCACCGTTGGCCATGGTCGCGTACGCGCCGGTACTGGAGGTCTCTTTGAGCTTCTCCGCGGCGATGGCGCCCCACTCGGTGCGGATCGAGCCGGGCTGGACGACCACGACGTGGATGCCGTGCTGCGCGGTCTCCATGCGAAGGGCGTCGCTGAGGGCCTCGACGGCGTACTTGCTGGCGTGGTACCAGCCGCCTAGCAGCGTGGTGAATTCGCCGCCCACGGAGCTGATGTTGATGACCGTGCCACTGTGTTGGGCGCGCATGTGCGGCAGCACGAGCTGCGTCAGGCGGGCCAGGCCGAAGATGTTGACCTCCATCTGAGCGCGCGCCTCGACCATCGGAACGTCTTCGATGGAGCCGTAGGCGCCGTAACCGGCGTTGTTGACCAGGACGTCTACGCGTCCCGACTCCCGGATGATGCTGTCGACCGCGGTGCGGACCGAGTCGTCGTCGGTGACGTCGAGGCTGAGGACGTTCACACCTGCGTCCTGAAGCGCGGACATCCGCTCAGTGCGCCGTGCGGCGCCGTAGACGGTGTAGCCCGCTTCCTTCAGGCGCAGCGCCGCGTCGGCTCCGATCCCGGAGGAGGCGCCGGTGACGAGAGCCACCCTGGTGGGTCTGGACATGTCGTTTTCCTTCTCATTCTCGTGCCTTGGTGCGTTGATGGAAGTTCCGGCGACGACGGCAGTGGTCGGACGACCAGTTCCATCCAACCGGTTAGTTACATAGTAGGCCATTACGCCTCGGCTGTCAACTGGCTAGTTGGTTGTATGATCGGAATCATGGCCACCCGGGACTCCGCCGCAACGAAGCAGCGCATCCTCAACGCTGCCACCGCCGAGTTCGCCGAGTACGGACTGGCTGGCGCACGCGTCGACCGGATCGCGATTCGCGCCGAAGCCAACAAGCAGCTCATCTATGCGTACTTCGGCAACAAGGAAGACCTGTTCGACAACGCCCTCGCGGCCAACATCTCCCTGTTGCTCGACACGGTGCCCTTCACTGCCGACGACCTCCCCGAGTACGCCGCGGCCCTGTTCGACTTCGCGGTCGCGCACCCGCAGCTGATTCGGCTCGCGCGCTGGCACCAGCTCGAACGGCCCGGTGTCATGAATCAGCTACCCGAGACCGCGGCCTCGAACGCGCTCAAGCTCGACGCGATGGCCGCCGCGCAGCAGAGCGGCAAAATCAGCGACGAGTTACCCGCCGACCAGTTGTTAGCGCTCCTGCTCACGCTGATCCACGGCGGCGCCGAGACCCACATCGCCTCCGAGGACGGTCTCGCAGTCCAGCGAGAAACGCTCGTCGCGGGCGTGCGGCGGCTCACCTTCCCCACCTGATCAGCTAACGGCGGAGGACACCTCGCCGACATCGCGTCCGGCACGCAACAGCTGCTACTTCACGATGGTGGCAGTCGACGACCCGAGACGGCCGCTCCCGGGGACGCCCTCG contains these protein-coding regions:
- a CDS encoding MFS transporter, translated to MPDTSVVRERETQGPASGHRGHWGGVFAMSFGAFALVASEFMPVSLLTPMAVDLQVSEGMIGQGIAISGVFAVLTSLSISTLAGSMNRKTLLLGLTALMAVSGALVALSPGYLLFMVGRALIGVVIGGFWSMSAATAMRLVPATRLSRALAIFNGGNALATVLAAPLGSYLGAIMGWRGAFFCLVPVAMIVLVWQWISLPSLKVSRRSTTVRDIFTIFSAFNNRSIAWGMPACGAFFMGQFILFTYIRPFLETVTRIDVTAISLVLLVLGVTGFAGTILIGRFLGPNLYRTLIIIPALMALIAAALIPFGAWIAAVVVLLGVWGLLGTSAPVGWWSWIAKAMPHNAEQGGGLMVAVVQTCIASVPPWAASCSTPSATAAPSRRVWWCCCWPPSWPL
- a CDS encoding aldehyde dehydrogenase family protein encodes the protein MPIENPSTGRQIAQLHEVTAEQLDWIIQGAQQTYESSWRHTAPDVRAKLLSAWADRIVEHREELADIEVADVGHLRREVLAELGSCERTLRYYAGIADKIEGRSFAQLPERLSYELREPFGVVAGISPYNGNANFVAMKAGPALAAGNCIVIKAPEIAPLLNYRLVELALEAGFPRGVINVVTGRGAIVGPLLSQHPNIGMVAFTGGPVSGRAVLTQSATNIVPTVLELGGKSPAILLPDADLDYAIPSVLHSNFAKSGQSCVAGSRILVHESIYGRVREELAARAKIVRVGLPERESSQMGTLISRQHRSRVDDLVRRSVENGATLLAGGAPAEDGELRDGAFYQPTVLGEVVDDNPAATEEFFGPVASVMSYASLDEALSRANNSPFGLSAQVWSNDAGAIQYLSKNLVAGTVWINTYRSFHPTVPFGGMKQSGFGKENGFDSVAMYTRQKAVVWDLSTERVLPYSD
- a CDS encoding SDR family oxidoreductase; this encodes MSTTTSATRFENKIAFVTGAGKGIGRATAIAFAQEGARLALADFDDEANSQTAKIIRNAGGEAITIHVDVTSEDDVRSAIDETMSEFGRLDVAFNNVGRIQRPIPLAESTVDEWRLIMDTNALGVFLGMKYQIPALLKSGGGAIVNTASGAGLRGRRGLAIYTAAKHAVAGLTRAASLDYARQGIRVNAVAPGPVDTELAHVVTGGSQDGIAAMESTQPIGRLGRPEEIASAVLWLASPQAGYTLGTVVPVDGGRTAE
- a CDS encoding MFS transporter; amino-acid sequence: MASTNSMTATSKSAGGTQLEKSRARRAAASALVGGALEYYDFFLYSLAAAIVFPTLMFPSGTSAATGILLSLGTLGVGYVARPAGAVVFSHFGDKFGRKRILVLTIVLMGLSTFVIGFLPTYEQVGFLAPTLLVVMRLLQGLSAGAETTGASTLTLESAPHGRRAFYTSFTQSGNSLGFVLANVAFLPIAALPHDLLFSWGWRIPFFASAIVVAVALIMRSKLEEAVIFIKEVVEEHKEIKIPLFTALRRYPWGIIKVLLLTTSASIGTMLFTFGLAFATRPEFGIEISYTTMIWASIAGYGINAIAQPFWGLFSDRIGRRPVIIFGAITSAVMTFAYFAAIVAHNIPMIFVSIICAFSIFYAAVNAVSQTFAGELFDVRVRYSASAVGFNAGIVVVGFVPAIATAFVTRDNWIAAPIIVAITCIAAALAALFSKETSKVRLEDLG
- a CDS encoding 2-oxoglutarate dehydrogenase E1 component, producing MLQNTSTSGSTPPQSGSTPEADSRRVLRGRGAALARNMEASLSVPTASTMRTFEVSGLMEWRERLRDQGFNVPIAAVLATAMARAAQHQVAAVRRRIENDGSDLVLVEEGSVNLGVAVDVETSAGHSIMVPVIQDAANLTFPELVERLGQLSQECRTGTIAVAKLRGASLILTSTGRFGSTTGVPLLPAGPGIIVAAGAIGVPAGLEKLAATHPVDPVLTLSSTYDHRAIQGADSGSFLGAVEKFLRSQEFLAQLEQEILQNEPDPLLDLPASSQSGAVRLAEFNGTASTAVARLEPVRARVEGSWLPDGVEVEFAHLSDPEARSWLADLIRHGTPQPASARRLQALRLATEIDVFETYLQTQFLGQKTLSVQGLESSVLALAEMAGQAAGKGYTETVLGMAHRGRLSIMAHILNWPMERILAEFLPTAHSTPHARSGDVRQHLGGSGTFTDTDGSSLGVMLEQNPSHLEFVSPVALGAARAKQDDLVAQGLTPHEARRKVLPVLLHGDAAFTGQGVVYETFNLQRLEPYNVGGTIHIVQDNRLGFTATPFQLRSTTWPSDVIRGFDVPVIHTDADDVDANLMAATIAFEYRERFGTDIVIHVQGYRRHGHNETDEPRYTQPVYYSDIEEHPPVHEIYASTLTAAGLVTDTYVADTRATAKKHLVGALDKAKVFDLNSVVTQEFVSRPDVQDKLGSITASWVSEVLEVSEQSRDDVIIHPKLMKQFDKKRSLRDQNFVVDWGQAELLALKLINQAGVPLRLTGEDVERGTFSHRHIVVHDVQTGDKAERLTFGDAPFLVANTPLTEVATVGFEYGYGRTNTGSLQLWEAQFGDFVNVAQVIFDQFIMAGRDKWGRESRFVALLPHGWEGAGPEHSSARLERFLQLGARDNARILIPTTAAQYFNALVNAAAMDEPRPYIIFTPKSLLRAESAKSAVEDFTAGTFHPVLATGAPSEETRRLVLCSGKVGVEAKERLGEGVRLLRIEQLYPFPHEEVMREVAAAGELEEIVWLQEEPENMGAWSYVLPKLLKMGLGRFRLGYVGRPEAASPAEGYSSEHKAAQERLLATAAQAGTVDFRIG